One Leptospirillum ferriphilum genomic window, TCCCTCTTGAAAGCAGCATATCCACCAGTGCCAGATAGAGTGAAAGCAAGATTACGAGAACAAACACCACTCCTGTAGCCCCCATCGTTTCCTGTCTTGATGGAAACGATGTTTTCCGAACTTCAGCGAGAACTTCATGATAGAAGCTTTTACCTCGCTCGATC contains:
- the secE gene encoding preprotein translocase subunit SecE yields the protein MGKLSLATSIERGKSFYHEVLAEVRKTSFPSRQETMGATGVVFVLVILLSLYLALVDMLLSRGMTLILS